The nucleotide window ATGTATATGCTATATCGAGGGCTTGGCCTCTACAGAAATAATAACTGAACTCGAAAAGCGACTGGATGCGATTGAACTTGATGCGATATTAGACTCCGGTTACATACAAGAATTGATAGACGATGCTCCATTTTCACCATTTGAGACCGTTGGTTATAGCGAAAGGCCAGATGTGATTGCAGCAAAATTATTAGAAGGAAGGATAGCCCTTGTCGTAGATGGAAGTCCCTTTGTATTGACAGTACCATACATATTAATTGAAGGCTGGCATGCAAATGAAGACTATTATAATAATTATATATTTGCAACCTTTAACAGACTTCTCAGAATGACAGGAGCATTTGTAGCAACGGGGTTACCAGCTATTTTTTTAGCCATTACGTGTTTTCATCAGGAAATGCTGCCAACTCCATTACTGATTAGTATATCCGCATCTCGTATGGGCGTTCCTTTTCCAAGCATTGTCTCATTGATTGGTATGCTATTAGTATTTGATATTATTCGAGAAGCAGGAATTAGGATGCCAGCCCCGATAGGTCAAGCTGTTAATATTGTAGGAACATTAGTGTTGGGACAGGCTGTCGTGGAAGCAAAGTTAATCAGTGCGCCTGTCGTCATCATTACTGCTTTATCGGGGATAATGACATTATTAAGCCCTACCATGATAGGAATTGTTGTTTTAGCGCGGTTCTTTTTATTGTTTTTATCAGCAGTTATGGGTATATATGGATATATATTTGGAATGATATTAATTATAATTCATGTTTTGAATATTCGCTCCTTTGGTGTTCCTTACTTGTTAGGTATGACAACTGTGAAGAATCATAATAGTCAAGACATTTGGATTCGGGTACCATGGTGGTCTATGACCCTAAGACCAAAAATTATAGGCGCTAAAAACTTGGTAAGACAAAGTAGAAAAAACAGGTAGGTATAGTTTCTATATGAGAATTAAAAAATGCTTATTAACGATTACTACCATACTTTGCTTCGCCATTCTTTCTGGATGTTGGAATTACCGAGAAATTGAGGATTTGGTCGTTGTCGGGGGGGTAGCCATCGATAAAGGAAAGGATGGTCGGATCTACCTTACGGTTGAAACTATTCAAATGGAAGCTGGGGCAGAACATCCAACTCAATCCAAAAGTTTTACTATAAGTGGAAAGACTATTTTTGATGCAGTTCGAAACGAAATTGCATTAACGGGAAAAAGATTATATTGGAGTCACAATAAGGCCGTGATTATCAGTCAGGATATTGCGAAGGAAGGAATTCTAGAGATACTTGATTGGTTTCACCGAGATTCTGAAACGAGAGCGGATATTAATATTCTTGTATCAAAAGAGAAAACGGCAAGGGAAATCCTTTTGGGCGAACCAGCTCCCAAGGAAATAGTGTCTTTAGCATTAGAAGAAATGCTTAAAAATCAGAAGTCATTAAACAAAGCCCCTGTTGTGAAAATATGGAAGGTTATTAATGAAATTGAGGCATCTGGAGTTGTCACCGCTTTACCGGTGGTGGCATTACAAAAAAGATTACCTAAAATGAATGGGACGGCCATTTTTAATAAGGATAAACTGATAGGATTCTTAGATGGCGAGGAAACGGAAGCTTTCTTATTTGTTCGAGATGAAATTAGCGGAGGATTACTCGTAGTGGGTAAAGAAGACGACATTACATCTTCACAAATTTCCTTAGAAATTTTTAAAAGTAAAACGAATCTCAAACCCACTATTAATAAGGCTGACATTAAAATGAACGTCAATATCGATACCACCGTTACGATAGATGAAATTAACGGCAAAAAGAACTATATGGAAGAACGTAAAAAAGACTTACTGGAAAAGAGTTTTGAAAAAATAGTAAGTCAACGAGTAGAGAAAGTTATTAAACATGTACAAAGTGAATACAAGGTTGATATTTTTGGCTTTGGAGAAAAAATTCGAGAAGAGGATCCACAGGTATGGAATCAAATTAAATCATCATGGGAAAATAAGTTTCAAGATTTACCGGTTAATGTTACATCGAATGTCCATATAAAAGGTAGTGGTATGCTTGCAGAGCCGTTAAAAAGGGGAGATTAACCTGTTTGTAATTCCTTTGGTCGTATATGCTGTTTTATTCATGTATGAGTTTATTCCCTTATATAAACAAAAGTATTGGCAAGACTTCTGGTTAAATGCCATTTTGGGTTTATGTTCTTTTACAGTTGCTTTAGTCTTAAGTTTTGGGGGGAAAATACCTAGCCCTGCTATCCCCATACAAAACGTAATTGAGTCATTGTTTGGAAAGTAGGTTTGGGAATGCGGAAGGAACGAATAACAGATAAAGAAGCAACCTGCATATTAATCATATTTTACATAGGAAGTTCATTTATTCTTGGTGTTGGGACAGGGGCGAAAAATGATGCGTGGATAAGTGTTTTATTGGGGGTATCCCTATCAATCCCCATTGTTCTAGTTTACGGGAGGCTCCTTTCACTTTTTCCCGAGAAAGGACTATATGATATTGTCGATCAAATTTTTGGAAAAGTGATTGGCAAATTAGTTGCCATCATTTATATTTGGTATACATTTCACCTAGGGGCACTAATTATGCGGAATTTTGGGGAGTTTATTAATACCTCAGCTATGCCTGAAACCCCTCTTTTTGTTCCCATTTTGTGCTTAGGTATAGTCAGTATTGTTGCTGTAAGGTCAGGCATTGAAGTGATTGGAAGAATAAGTGCCACAAGTCTTCCATTCTTATTGTTTATTATCGTTGTGGTTCAATTTATGGGTATACCCCAATTACATTTTCATTATATTAAACCCATTCTCGGTAATGGATTTTCGCCCATTATGAAAGCGGGATTTTCTACATTTGCATTCCCTTTTGCAGAATCTGTGGTGTTACTGGGTGCTTTTTTTTCATTAAAAACAAAAGTATCACCGCTTAAGATTTTTCTGAAGGGAACTGTTTTTGCAGGATTGTTAATTTTCTTCATAACGTTACGTAATATTCTTATTTTAGGAGGGATCCTTCCTAAACTTTATTTTCCCGCGCATGTTGCGGTGAGTAGAATTATTATTGGGGATTTTTTGCAAAGAATTGAGCTAACCGTGGCAGTCATTTTTATATTTGGTGTATTTATTAAAGGCAGTATTTGCTTATTGGTTTGCAGTATTGGATTTGCTAAGTTATTCAATTTACACGATTATCGCTCCATTGTAATCCAGAATGGTCTATTAATGATTTTTTTTGCTTATACAATTTATGATAGTATTTTTGAAATGCGAAAATGGGCGTTTGAAATCTATACCTATTACGCATTTCCGTTTCAAGTAATTATTCCATTACTCATGCTAGTAATTGCCGAGATAAAAGTAAGAGTAGATAAGAAACAATCCACTAATTCAATTGAATCGGGCTAGTTTATTTTGGCTTTGTTCCCTTTACGGAATTATGGGTAGGAATTTTTAAAGAAACCTCGAAATAATTATTACGGAAAAGATTTATCGATAAAGTCATTTTAAACTAACTATTTCGAGGGGAGAACAGAATTAATTGAAACTAGAAAATACTATTCGCTATTACTGTTGTACAGAAGTAAAGGATCAGTTTATCTACCAAGCCTTTCATACTGGGTTTTCCGATTATATCATTAAGATGGATATAGCTGAGGATGTATTTCTCGCCCGCTTCTTTGGTCCTGAAGGGAATAAGAGAGAGAACTCCTTTATTGCCTTTGATCAAGATGAACCAGTAGGTGTCATTCTTGGTGGGATAAAGATATATGAAGGCATTCAAACGATGAGATGCGGTACATTAGCGATTCATCCAGCCTATAGAGGTAGAGGAATTAGTCAGAAACTGTTTGAACTTCACAAACAAGAGGCAATGAAACACGGCTGTAAACAGTTATTTCTTGAAGTGATTGTCGGCAATGATCGGGCGGTTCGGTTTTATGAAAAGCTTGGCTATGAGAAAATCTATGATCTTGTCTACTATACTCTTGAAGATTTATCATTGTTGGAAAAACCAGACTCAGAGATTTTTATTAATCGAATCGATTTTGAAGAGTTCAAGCAAGCAGTAGGAAACTGGGACTATCATATTAATTGGCAGAATGATCTCGACTATATCGAACAAACTAGGAATATCTCATATTATCATGCTAGGAGAGAAGACGGCTTGGCAGGATGTTTAGCCATTTCAGCAGCCGGAACCATCCATTTTTTAATGGTCGATAGGAAAGAAAGAGGGAAGGGCGTAGGGACACAGCTTTTGCAAACAGCCGGTCATGAGCTCCATCTATCCAAAATGTCGGCAGGTTTTCCCAATAACAGCCTTCTTGAGGGATTTTTTAAGAAGCAAGGTTTTAAAAAGGGAGTGCTGAAACAATTTGAGATGTATTTACTGCTTTAATCATAAGAGATGAACGGTTTCCGTATTTGCCATTCAAGCGGATGGAAGGCTGGTTAGATTGCAGGTCGCAGCTTGGAACAACATTTCTTATCTGGGTTCACAAGCGTTAGCTGTTCTTTGATGGACTTAGTCCTTACGGTAACACCTCCAGAGCAAAGTTCCTATACGTTTAGGTAATATTTTTTAAAAATTTGGAATAGAATTTAGTCAGTACTCCAATTTTCGAATCTTCATGGGAAGGAGGCGATATTGGATGTGGCAACTTTGGCTTTCTGGATTAATTGGTATTTGGTTAGTCTGTTCATCTTGGGTATACGATTTCGCTGACAACTCCGGTGCCTTTTGGAACAATATCATTTTTGGGATTATTATTCTTATTTTATCAATTTGGGTGGGGAATAAAGATAAAAGCAATACCCCTTGATTAGCGTTAGCAGGCTGTTTGAGTGGTTCATATTGGAGTACTAAGCCCTCTTTATGGAGGGTTTTTCTTTTAGCCTTAAGAAAGTAGATGCGGGGTTATTGAACAAGTGACAAGATTATTTTTGTAGGTGATTTCATTCTGTGACATAATGGTATCTGAAATAAGGAGTGATTAAACATGCAAAAGATCATGATTGTTGAGGATGATCCTAAAATTGCCGAACATTTGAAAACACACATTGAAAAATATGGCTATGATGTGACGTGTGTGATTGATTTTGAACATGTCATGAAGGCATTTTATGAGATAAATCCAGATCTGGTTCTTTTAGATATTAATTTACCAAGTTTTGATGGGTATTATTGGTGCAGGCAGATTCGGAAGGAGTCAGTGTGTCCTGTGATTTTTATCTCGGCTCGGATTGGGGAGATGGATCAGGTGATGGCATTAGAGAATGGTGGCGATGATTATATGACCAAGCCGTTTAGTGCGGAAATTGTGATGGCTAAAATCCGTAGTCAGCTGCGCCGTGCATATGGGGAATATGCCAACATTCATAAGGATCGGGTAGTAGAAAACGCGGGTCTTACATTCTTTCCGGAACGAATGGAGATGACCTTTGGCACCAAAACTATTTCCTTATCAAAAAATGAAGCAGATATTATTGAAAGCTTAATGGAACGGTATCCGCGGGTGGCTGGTCGTGAAGATTTACTAGAGAAGCTTTGGGATGACCAAAGCTATGTCGATGAAAATACATTGAATGTGAATATCACGAGGGTTCGGAAAAAGTTTCAGGAAATTGGATTACAAGATGCCGTGGAAACAGTAAGAGGGGCAGGGTATCGGTTAACCCTTTCATGGAAGGAAGATCAGGGATGAGATTGTTTTTTAAGGAGTATTCCTTACTAATTGTTGTACAAGCTGTTCAATTGGTTATCATCCTTTCTATCTTTTGGCTTGATGGATATCGCGATATCAAGCTGTTTTTTTATGCTGCATTCCTTAGCTTTTTCATTCTTGGCTGTTATCTAACTTATTATTATGTATCCCGTCAGAAGCTGTACCAGCGTTTGAATCAGCCGTTAGAGTCACTAGATGACAGCTTTCAAAAAACAGATCAAGCACCGATTTCAATCGCTTTTGACCAGGTGCTGCGTAACCAATACATACTTTTTCAAAGTCAATTAGAATCCGCCGAAAGAGAACAGGCGGAGCATCGGAAGTTTATGGATCAATGGGTTCATCAGATGAAAACCCCTTTGTCGGTGATAGAACTTACTGCCCAAAATTTAGATGAACCCGAATCCTCCAGCATCCGAGAAGAAACCGATCGGATGAAAACAGGCTTGAACACGGTCCTCTATATGGCACGGCTAAGAACGATTGAGCAGGATTTTCATATTAAACCGGTGAATCTTGTGCCATTGGTGGTTGAAGTGAACGGAGAGCATAAACGCGTTTATATTCGTAACAACGTCTATCCTAAGCTAGAAGTGGAAAAGGAAGGAGTGACGGTGGCGACCGATGAAAAGTGGCTGTTTTTTATCCTCTCTCAGCTTATCAATAATGCCGTAAAATATTCTTCCGAAACCAGTAATCGCATTGTCATTTCCATTTATGAAAGAGGGAAAGAAGCCATTTTGGAAGTAAAAGACTTTGGAATAGGCATTCCTGAAGCAGATAAACGGCGGATATTTGATCCCTTTTATACTGGAGAAAATGGCAGGAAATTTCGAGAGTCCACGGGTATGGGACTGTATTTGACGAAGGAGACACTAAACATCCTTGGGCACAAGATTGAAATGGAGTCAGAAGTGGGGAAAGGGTCAACCTTTCGCATTATTTTTTCAGAAACTCAAAACCTTACAAGCTTGTAAGGAAAGTGAAAGAAGAATCGATAGTTTAGCTAGCAATAAGCAAGGTATACTAATCACAGATCAGAAAGAGGAAGGGGATCTTGTGATGTTGGATGTAAAACAGGTTAGTAAAATTTATGAAGGTAAAATTGCCTATAAAGCATTAAACAATATTAATTTATCTATTGAAGATGGGGAATTTGTTGGCATCATGGGGCCTTCCGGGAGTGGGAAAACGACCCTTTTGAACATGATTGCTACGATTGATGAACCAACTACAGGTGAGATATTGATCAATGGAAAGAATCCACATCGTCTCAATAGAGAGGACTTGGCAAGATTCCGAAGACGTGAACTTGGGTTTGTTTTCCAAGACTTCAATTTGCTCCACACCTTAACCGTGGAGGAAAATATTGTCCTTCCGTTGACTCTCGATGGAAAAAAGGTGAAGGAGATGAAGCAAAAGGCGTGTGTTATCGCGGAGAAATTGGGAATTACCCCTATTATGAACAAGCGCACCTATGAAATCTCCGGTGGTCAGGCTCAAAGGGTAGCTGTGGCAAGGGCGATGATTCATATTCCCAAGATGCTCCTTGCTGATGAACCGACTGGTAATCTTGATTCGAAGTCGTCGAAGGATGTTATGGAGATGTTGGAATCGATCAATAAAAATGAGTCGACAACGATGTTATTGGTGACCCATGATCCACAAGCTGCAAGTTATTGCAATCGAGTGATTTTT belongs to Neobacillus sp. OS1-2 and includes:
- a CDS encoding spore germination protein; the encoded protein is MPRKMDSGKNRDSNHIQEVNKEASLRYNLESNLELFTHIFNGDETLRIRKIQNKFLSDVTFCVIYLDGMVNTEIINENIIQPIMQNNLFEEISLIQLLEELQNKIIVSNNVVKEHDTNKMVRSLISGDTVLLINGYDISLIIDSKGMQMRSISEPESARVVRGPREGFTEAIMTNLSLIRRIINNQDLKMKFKEIGKRTHTKTCICYIEGLASTEIITELEKRLDAIELDAILDSGYIQELIDDAPFSPFETVGYSERPDVIAAKLLEGRIALVVDGSPFVLTVPYILIEGWHANEDYYNNYIFATFNRLLRMTGAFVATGLPAIFLAITCFHQEMLPTPLLISISASRMGVPFPSIVSLIGMLLVFDIIREAGIRMPAPIGQAVNIVGTLVLGQAVVEAKLISAPVVIITALSGIMTLLSPTMIGIVVLARFFLLFLSAVMGIYGYIFGMILIIIHVLNIRSFGVPYLLGMTTVKNHNSQDIWIRVPWWSMTLRPKIIGAKNLVRQSRKNR
- a CDS encoding Ger(x)C family spore germination protein; this translates as MRIKKCLLTITTILCFAILSGCWNYREIEDLVVVGGVAIDKGKDGRIYLTVETIQMEAGAEHPTQSKSFTISGKTIFDAVRNEIALTGKRLYWSHNKAVIISQDIAKEGILEILDWFHRDSETRADINILVSKEKTAREILLGEPAPKEIVSLALEEMLKNQKSLNKAPVVKIWKVINEIEASGVVTALPVVALQKRLPKMNGTAIFNKDKLIGFLDGEETEAFLFVRDEISGGLLVVGKEDDITSSQISLEIFKSKTNLKPTINKADIKMNVNIDTTVTIDEINGKKNYMEERKKDLLEKSFEKIVSQRVEKVIKHVQSEYKVDIFGFGEKIREEDPQVWNQIKSSWENKFQDLPVNVTSNVHIKGSGMLAEPLKRGD
- a CDS encoding endospore germination permease; the protein is MRKERITDKEATCILIIFYIGSSFILGVGTGAKNDAWISVLLGVSLSIPIVLVYGRLLSLFPEKGLYDIVDQIFGKVIGKLVAIIYIWYTFHLGALIMRNFGEFINTSAMPETPLFVPILCLGIVSIVAVRSGIEVIGRISATSLPFLLFIIVVVQFMGIPQLHFHYIKPILGNGFSPIMKAGFSTFAFPFAESVVLLGAFFSLKTKVSPLKIFLKGTVFAGLLIFFITLRNILILGGILPKLYFPAHVAVSRIIIGDFLQRIELTVAVIFIFGVFIKGSICLLVCSIGFAKLFNLHDYRSIVIQNGLLMIFFAYTIYDSIFEMRKWAFEIYTYYAFPFQVIIPLLMLVIAEIKVRVDKKQSTNSIESG
- a CDS encoding GNAT family N-acetyltransferase encodes the protein MKLENTIRYYCCTEVKDQFIYQAFHTGFSDYIIKMDIAEDVFLARFFGPEGNKRENSFIAFDQDEPVGVILGGIKIYEGIQTMRCGTLAIHPAYRGRGISQKLFELHKQEAMKHGCKQLFLEVIVGNDRAVRFYEKLGYEKIYDLVYYTLEDLSLLEKPDSEIFINRIDFEEFKQAVGNWDYHINWQNDLDYIEQTRNISYYHARREDGLAGCLAISAAGTIHFLMVDRKERGKGVGTQLLQTAGHELHLSKMSAGFPNNSLLEGFFKKQGFKKGVLKQFEMYLLL
- a CDS encoding SPW repeat protein is translated as MWQLWLSGLIGIWLVCSSWVYDFADNSGAFWNNIIFGIIILILSIWVGNKDKSNTP
- a CDS encoding response regulator transcription factor — its product is MQKIMIVEDDPKIAEHLKTHIEKYGYDVTCVIDFEHVMKAFYEINPDLVLLDINLPSFDGYYWCRQIRKESVCPVIFISARIGEMDQVMALENGGDDYMTKPFSAEIVMAKIRSQLRRAYGEYANIHKDRVVENAGLTFFPERMEMTFGTKTISLSKNEADIIESLMERYPRVAGREDLLEKLWDDQSYVDENTLNVNITRVRKKFQEIGLQDAVETVRGAGYRLTLSWKEDQG
- a CDS encoding sensor histidine kinase encodes the protein MRLFFKEYSLLIVVQAVQLVIILSIFWLDGYRDIKLFFYAAFLSFFILGCYLTYYYVSRQKLYQRLNQPLESLDDSFQKTDQAPISIAFDQVLRNQYILFQSQLESAEREQAEHRKFMDQWVHQMKTPLSVIELTAQNLDEPESSSIREETDRMKTGLNTVLYMARLRTIEQDFHIKPVNLVPLVVEVNGEHKRVYIRNNVYPKLEVEKEGVTVATDEKWLFFILSQLINNAVKYSSETSNRIVISIYERGKEAILEVKDFGIGIPEADKRRIFDPFYTGENGRKFRESTGMGLYLTKETLNILGHKIEMESEVGKGSTFRIIFSETQNLTSL
- a CDS encoding ABC transporter ATP-binding protein is translated as MLDVKQVSKIYEGKIAYKALNNINLSIEDGEFVGIMGPSGSGKTTLLNMIATIDEPTTGEILINGKNPHRLNREDLARFRRRELGFVFQDFNLLHTLTVEENIVLPLTLDGKKVKEMKQKACVIAEKLGITPIMNKRTYEISGGQAQRVAVARAMIHIPKMLLADEPTGNLDSKSSKDVMEMLESINKNESTTMLLVTHDPQAASYCNRVIFIRDGAFFSEIHRGDNRQAFFQRIIDTLSLLGGDGHDLSQIRV